Proteins encoded together in one Triticum dicoccoides isolate Atlit2015 ecotype Zavitan chromosome 7B, WEW_v2.0, whole genome shotgun sequence window:
- the LOC119340097 gene encoding uncharacterized protein LOC119340097: MVVVGGGSGNAWAKEMTLRRRMASIFNKTLEHFPSLKDYNDYLEEVEDMTFNLIEGIDVEAIEARIARYQQENAEQIYLSRAKRAEDLAAALKASRMVTVKAGPSDTAAGTSQGISGGAGVQGQYAPAAVPGGLNQPRPTGNAPQPIGGSSDPLHGYDEETMRLRAERGARAGGWTAELGRRRALEEAFNSIFV; the protein is encoded by the exons atggtggtggtggggggtggCAGCGGGAATGCGTGGGCGAAGGAGATGACCCTCCGCCGGAGGATGGCCAGCAT ATTCAACAAGACGCTGGAGCACTTCCCGTCGCTGAAAGACTACAACGATTACCTGGAGGAGGTGGAGGATATGA CATTCAACCTCATCGAAGGAATCGACGTCGAGGCGATCGAGGCTAGGATTGCCAGGTATCAGCAGGAAAATGCTGAGCAGATATACTTGTCGCGAGCTAAAAGG GCTGAAGATCTTGCCGCGGCGCTTAAAGCAAGCAGAATGGTCACTGTGAAGGCTGGCCCGAGTGATACG GCGGCTGGAACCTCCCAAGGTATTAGTGGTGGAGCAGGAGTTCAAGGCCAGTATGCACCTGCCGCCGTTCCTGGTGGGTTGAATCAGCCTCGTCCGACTGGTAACGCCCCGCAGCCAATCGGTGGTTCATCCGATCCTCTACATGGATATGATGAGGAGACCATGCGACTACGTGCGGAGAGAGGAGCTCGGGCAGGTGGTTGGACTGCTGAGTTGGGCAGGCGAAGAGCACTGGAGGAGGCATTTAACAGCATATTCGTATAA
- the LOC119340972 gene encoding fanconi-associated nuclease 1 homolog → MAPSRPPTALAGAMLTGRESLVRLIGRRRRSPLPAPLAAALLSPSRQQADDAGAGEAASEAAAAGPSSSGGGAGAERVACPVCGEFIPGSDYCVNTHLDICLTRGPKRKFAQSSLLDFRFSKKTTVEHTPDIVNNVDKAENKGLTDGDVSTDREFCSMNSDTGSPENSTTALLTGCLDGSAGISKMLTTCTPSNAGLPLMKNAENDDAVEKASSCSLSTGTTSVSIDACPDADSSTTVAVDTVIVGGRFRESFELQEGMGITVVRDPQNAKDPDAVKVLYAGSDSAQMLGYLPRELAKVLAPLLDTHFIECEGFVAGLPEQQLDNVPIQLTCQKCENDNQNYEDLRYQQSLWENFLGVVRNGNFQQPSSARYQANFNTMLLDVMTNHTHLFSDTETSFLGSFKSLSNDGQRLFVKIYTRKGPWFRLSSISYREISDVEHAAMELKLAGYIDMFSCTDVPFEHDMEEILNVLSVPEMKEILKELRKDNTNCTRRHELLSTLLSMYNNGTCTVLPKRIFKWTGTCIRVSNMADELVWLVQRLFFLNGDQDLSSFLLVDLGLVKFPEYTCSVVHRIFQERNDLLEYEEAIRVAQFMDESLDNDNMELVSRCTDLSENRLCTPLKEEDSSLADSPPSFYSCFSSTWIYSKILTLGVSVYERERRYADAIRTLKILLSKVASGRRRGYWTLRLSIDLEHMGRPNESLSIAEGGVTDPWIRAGSKIALQKRVLRLGKPPRRWKVPSYADSLKRNIKEVNIEGRPLNCEIGAKNVFYGYDGDRCGVEQLALQYYADEGGGWQGTHSEGGIWMTIFGLLMWDVIFSEVCDVFHSKFQTAPLDFETDNFYKSRKDLIESQLKRIQDGMAEEMLISSWELHQGTSCRGVNWDRHPMADVRAVVAGVGGHRLALLLRHLALDYRSWSSGMPDLLLWRFLDERGGAEAKLVEVKGPKDQLSEQQRAWIFVLMDFGFDVEVCKVSLVSKRR, encoded by the exons ATGGCCCCGTCCCGGCCGCCGACGGCGCTGGCGGGGGCCATGCTGACCGGCAGGGAGAGCCTGGTCCGCCTcataggccgccgccgccgctcccctctccccgcccccctcgccgcagccctcctctccccctcccgccaaCAG GCCGACGACGCGGGCGCGGGCGAGGCGGCCAGTGAAGCGGCCGctgcgggcccttcttcgtcgggagGGGGCGCCGGCGCGGAGCGGGTGGCCTGCCCCGTCTGCGGCGAGTTCATCCCCGGCTCGGACTACTGCGTCAACACCCACCTCG ATATATGCCTCACGAGAGGACCGAAAAGGAAGTTCGCACAGAGCAGCCTTCTTGATTTCAGATTCAGTAAGAAAACAACAGTTGAGCATACTCCAGACATTGTGAACAATGTTGACAAGGCAGAAAACAAGGGACTGACTGATGGAGATGTATCCACTGACAGAGAATTTTGCTCCATGAATAGTGACACTGGAAGTCCCGAGAATAGCACAACCGCTTTATTAACTGGTTGCCTGGATGGTTCAGCTGGCATTTCCAAGATGCTTACTACATGTACACCTTCAAATGCtggcttgccacttatgaagaacgCTGAAAATGACGATGCAGTCGAGAAGGCCTCTTCCTGCTCGCTTTCAACAGGAACAACTTCTGTCAGTATCGATGCATGTCCAGACGCGGATTCTAGCACCACGGTAGCTGTTGACACTGTCATAGTGGGCGGGAGGTTCCGTGAAAGCTTTGAACTGCAAGAAGGCATGGGCATTACTGTTGTAAGAGACCCCCAGAATGCCAAGGACCCTGATGCTGTCAAG GTGCTTTATGCAGGGTCTGACTCTGCGCAGATGCTTGGATATCTGCCTCGAGAGCTGGCTAAAGTCTTGGCTCCTCTATTGGACACACATTTTATTGAATGCGAG GGATTTGTGGCTGGTTTGCCTGAACAACAGCTTGACAATGTGCCCATCCAGCTAACTTGTCAGAAATGTGAAAATGACAATCAGAATTATGAAGATCTGAGGTACCAACAATCCTTGTGGGAAAATTTTCTTGGTGTTGTTAGAAATGGAAATTTCCAGCAACCTAGCAGTGCAAGATACCAGGCAAATTTCAATACGATGCTATTGGATGTTATGACCAACCATACACACCTTTTCAGTGATACGGAAACATCATTTTTAG GATCTTTTAAGTCGTTATCAAATGATGGCCAAAGGCTTTTTGTGAAGATTTACACTCGAAAAG GGCCATGGTTTCGGTTGAGCAGCATTTCGTATCGTGAGATATCAGATGTTGAGCATGCAGCCATGGAGTTGAAGT TGGCAGGTTACATAGACATGTTTTCTTGCACCGATGTTCCATTTGAACATGATATGGAAGAGATTCTCAATGTGCTAAGTGTTCCTGAAATGAAGGAAATCCTAAAGGAGCTCCGTAAG GATAACACAAACTGCACTCGTCGACATGAGCTTCTTAGCACCCTTCTCTCTATGTACAATAATGGAACCTG CACAGTGCTACCAAAGCGAATTTTTAAATGGACAGGAACCTGTATAAGAGTCTCCAACATGGCTGATGAACTTGTCTGGCTTGTTCAG AGGCTATTTTTTCTAAATGGTGATCAAGACCTTTCATCCTTTCTATTAGTGGATCTTGGTCTGGTGAAATTCCCAGAATACACATGCAGCGTTGTTCATCGTATTTTTCAAGAAAGAAATGATTTACTTGAGTATGAAGAG GCAATTCGAGTGGCACAGTTCATGGATGAATCTCttgataatgataacatggaattaGTGTCAAGATGCACTGATTTGTCTGAGAATCGACTATGCACTCCGTTAAAAGAAGAAGATAGCAGTTTAGCTGATTCTCCTCCATCATTCTATTCATGCTTTTCATCTACCTGGATCTATTCCAAAATACTCACATTAGGGGTCTCTGTTTACGAACGCGAACGCAG GTATGCAGATGCAATAAGGACTCTAAAGATACTACTTAGTAAAGTTGCTTCTGGTAGACGGCGAGGATATTGGACACTGAGATTATCTATTGATTTGGAGCATATGGGTCGCCCTAATGAGAGCCTTTCAATAGCTGAAGGAGGAGTGACCGATCCATGGATCCGTGCTGGGTCAAAGATTGCACTGCAGAAGAGAGTTCTGCGTTTAGGCAAACCTCCACGGCGCTGGAAAGTTCCCAGTTATGCTGATTCTCTTAAGAGAAACATAAAAGAG GTGAACATTGAAGGAAGGCCATTGAATTGTGAAATAGGAGCAAAGAATGTATTTTATGGCTATGATGGTGACCGTTGTGGGGTAGAGCAATTAGCTTTGCAGTATTATGCTGATGAAGGAGGTGGCTGGCAAGGTACCCATTCAGAAGGTGGCATATGGATGACAATCTTTGGCCTTCTAATGTGGGATGTAATATTCTCAGAAGTATGCGATGTTTTCCATTCTAAATTTCAG ACAGCCCCTCTTGATTTTGAAACAGACAACTTCTACAAGTCAAGAAAGGACCTTATAGAATCACAGTTGAAAAGGATACAAGATGGAATGGCCGAAGAGATGCTCATCAGCTCCTGGGAGCTACATCAAGGGACATCCTGCAGGGGTGTCAATTGGGACCGGCATCCAATGGCCGATGTACGGGCTGTCGTTGCGGGCGTTGGTGGGCATCGCTTGGCACTACTTCTCCGGCATCTAGCCCTCGATTACAGGAGCTGGTCCAGCGGGATGCCCGATCTGCTGCTATGGCGTTTCCTGGATGAACGAGGTGGCGCTGAAGCTAAACTTGTGGAGGTCAAAGGACCAAAGGATCAGCTCTCTGAGCAGCAACGTGCTTGGATTTTCGTCCTGATGGATTTTGGGTTTGATGTGGAAGTTTGCAAAGTGAGCCTAGTTTCTAAGCGGCGATAA